One window of the Plasmodium vivax chromosome 2, whole genome shotgun sequence genome contains the following:
- a CDS encoding selenocysteine-specific elongation factor selB homologue, putative (encoded by transcript PVX_081285A): protein MINVNVGVLGHVDSGKTSLCRCLSEVLSTCALDKHRQSQEKGITIDLGFSSFYLRRGGSSSGTTSSGGNRSGSISSGEAGSGEILDGEARDGKSPHGKSRDGDAADAAPANGHPANGHPPAEETLQVCLVDCPGHHSLLNCIIMGAEITDVILLLIDITKGIQKQTVECLVLCEVLQRDVVVVLNKVDLVPPEQREKRVSLMKAKMEMVFRSKPGLRALKCYVVGLSADSKGGAPQEGEQQERERQEGERQERRLQPGTELQPGTELQPGTQPPPRMQLPHRAGGVGASPPRSENVEQLISLLREVIRVPARRGQSAHGGDGEVGGESGGESGGEDDGENGPVNRTGRLNRLNRPPRRDEFYFLYDHTFDIRGKGRVYTGTVIRGTIRRNCSVSILPMKEKGRVKEIQSFKKKVDEGIKGNRLSLLICNDHTKNTGKKIERGVIVSEPTSICHFSLFICRVKSIQYFGRCVNNAELLSCVIGFATSPCYGYFFRPVRKPTGGEASQGETPLQPPHRKRGERRFDPRGDYLFVRQLGFERGEAASQGGLTSGGGLNSEENPNPERGSQNRPRDDDTFFLAILKKKVYGYEGEKCIFIKNDDNLNCRICLHGTIKEIIDDGYPHPDAPFIIGKKPTLSHFPRFDSFKLLIEKQKVGQIERLQEDNHSLICKNMFNSSSQVAPYMGREVCLVDADGRKDLRDAHVRHVGVIAAPFAKSGKFIARFEDDLSPLRESCRSFLLVLRYCKDALTKRKVFLWGVDKEKKR from the exons ATGATCAACGTAAACGTGGGCGTGCTGGGGCACGTGGACTCGGGGAAGACGAGCCTCTGCAGGTGCCTCAGTGAGGTGCTGAGCACCTGCGCCCTGGATAAGCACCGGCAGAGCCAGGAGAAGGGCATCACCATCGACCtgggcttctcctccttttacctgcgcaggggggggagcagcagtgGAACGACCAGCAGTGGGGGGAACAGAAGTGGGTCGATCAGCAGTGGGGAGGCTGGAAGTGGGGAGATTCTCGATGGGGAAGCTCGCGATGGAAAATCTCCCCATGGCAAATCTCGCGATGGCGACGCCGCTGATGCCGCCCCCGCTAATGGCCACCCCGCTAATGGCCACCCCCCCGCGGAAGAAACGCTGCAAGTGTGCCTCGTGGACTGCCCCGGGCACCACTCCCTCCTCAACTGCATAATCATGGGCGCGGAGATAACAGACGTGATTCTCCTGCTCATAGACATCACCAAAGGGATTCAAAAGCAAACCGTGGAGTGCCTCGTGCTGTGCGAGGTCCTCCAGAGAGACGTGGTAGTCGTTCTGAACAAAGTTGACCTGGTCCCCCCCGAGCAGAGGGAGAAACGGGTCAGCCTGATGAAGGCCAAAATGGAGATGGTGTTTCGGAGCAAGCCCGGCTTGAGGGCCCTCAAGTGCTACGTCGTGGGGCTCTCCGCCGACTCGAAGGGCGGCGCGCcacaggagggggagcagcaggagcGGGAGCGgcaggagggggagcggcaggagCGGCGGTTACAACCAGGGACGGAGTTACAGCCAGGGACGGAGTTACAGCCAGGGACGCAGCCACCGCCGCGGATGCAACTACCCCATCGCGCCGGCGGGGTgggcgcctcccccccgagaAGCGAAAACGTAGAGCAACTGATCAGCCTCCTGAGGGAGGTCATCCGGGTGCCCGCGCGGAGGGGCCAAAGCGCACACGGTGGGGATGGAGAAGTGGGGGGAGAAAGCGGCGGAGAAAGCGGCGGAGAAGACGATGGCGAAAACGGCCCCGTCAACCGCACCGGCCGCTTAAACCGCTTAAACCGCCCCCCCCGGCGAGACGAATTTTACTTCCTCTACGACCACACGTTCGACATCAGGGGGAAAGGCAGAGTGTACACGGGCACAGTGATCCGGGGGACCATCAGAAGGAACTGCAGCGTCTCCATACTGCCGatgaaagaaaagggaagagtTAAAGAAATCCaaagctttaaaaaaaaagttgacgAGGGAATCAAAGGGAATAGGTTGTCTCTCCTTATCTGTAACGACCACACAAAGAACACGGGGAAGAAAATCGAGAGGGGGGTTATCGTCTCGGAACCTACCAGCATCTGTCACTTCTCCCTGTTCATATGCCGAGTGAAGTCCATTCAATACTTCGGCCGGTGTGTTAACAACGCAGAGCTACTTTCCTGCGTAATTGGATTTGCCACTTCCCCGTGTTATGGGTATTTTTTTCGGCCTGTTAGGAAGcccactgggggggaggcctcCCAAGGGGAAACACCTCTGCAGCCGCCACACaggaagaggggggaaaggcgATTCGATCCGCGCGGGGATTACCTCTTCGTTAGGCAGCTCGGATTCGaacggggggaagcggcatcACAGGGGGGTCTCACATCAGGGGGGGGCCTCAATTCGGAGGAGAATCCCAACCCGGAGAGAGGAAGCCAAAACCGCCCCCGCGACGATGACACCTTCTTCCTAGCCATCCTGAAGAAGAAAGTCTACGGCTACGAAGGGGAGAAATgcattttcataaaaaacgACGACAATTTAAACTGCAGGATTTGCCTGCATGGGACCATCAAGGAGATCATAGACGATGGCTATCCCCATCCAGACGCCCCCTTCATCATAGGAAAGAAACCAACTCTCAGTcacttcccccgttttgatAGCTTCAAATTGTTGATTGAAAAGCAGAAGGTGGGGCAGATCGAACGCCTACAGGAGGATAACCACTCCcttatttgcaaaaatatgtttaactCCTCCAGTCAAGTTGCTCCCTACATGGGGAGAGAGGTTTGCCTCGTCGATGCAGATGGTAGAAAGGATCTAAGGGATGCCCACGTTAGGCACGTCGGCGTTATAGCCGCTCCGTTTGCGAAGAGTGGCAAGTTCATCGCCCGCTTTGAGGATGACCTTTCCCCTCTACGGGAAAGCTGCAGGTCCTTCCTCCTGGTGCTCAGGTACTGCAAGGACGCCCTCACCAAGAGGAAGGTCTTCCTGTGGGGTG TTgacaaagagaaaaagaggTAG
- a CDS encoding bromodomain protein, putative (encoded by transcript PVX_081275A), translating into METRRSLRIRGDPPKEGPRGGNKSTAKEEPKTKGGGKAKGDAKKGAGGGKAKEEKGKKTSQGDQNKKEVKGPAGGKRVKGEVEGGEREEGTEQDISNETNEAEELPKKGSKTGKDASNRVEATKGKKSLEETNPITTVDAESECTDVTSLSNKRSERNVKGGGMLLRKQSSGTIENDGGNGSTSRSRKGKEITGGTSGGGIKGVKEEEGGEEDHSLRRGKSKEGSKQNDSVKREDQGGGCGRSRKGGSAKGKAAGKGSPGKAPPGKVPPGKVPPGKDPPDKGPPGKGSPGKGSPGKGSPGKGSSGKGSPGKGSTGGGSPGKGSPDVGSPGDQRKGASQTKRAKGAALPIKVKVKGDASVGKGGGKGGGKTAGKTSDPAADTAADAANEKIPQTVPPTSENASPQGKGKWRGKGNRRGGAEDEPVPASHFIKNMDSEELESSRARCSSNRSSTVEWSEQLDAGVSAIGGAKQGGAKPTINRSIKRRLSQILDVMKKKQVFQLIGDQDEQYGIHFGGDESGGATTPPGGDLTRGATTEKGKEPTDAKAEQIRNWPFLQRVNLDVIYNKLHFDFYEGEEDFHRDMLIIFDRIKLAIETEQNPKEKQNLYQLRCSTWKTYEGEFYKLLLSMKGTKEAKKFSSAQKELREQEDKSLAQLLLGGKRSEEQLEGKQLEEKQLEEQPLKEQRLGEAHPAGDRADHDHDHDHAHVRRSSSSVSVEASSPLGGKKPAEGSHTPFRVRLRLGSFSLDEGAAAGKGGEDNRSGVASLRVSGATSPEKGIAGGEASVAAGVAAGVEASVDADVAANAAAAEAPTEEWKRLIRDHVLQSLTRDSSTAFYFTTPVLEDKNLNEHIKSEYKRKIKKPMDYTTVSRNLTQGVYQNPSEFYRDLKLIFQNCFEFNPDTLQNQYIIEAAKRGQERSSNLWRKWKGRILQAYERGGKAAGEPSQAVKEPPTAPTASTTPTAPTTPLNPASYAEFFKGMAKKKKKFSSIYSLWVEYLLANRVSFEQLCHMRGINWRALNEKSQAKVSSPREVNLHRFKKLNKRSLPFYVFREEYQAALRERRQEGGKLEQLAEEEKPSEEEKQSEKPAEVGGDSPARDNPQDESSKTLLKDPRTWSHQQKGKPREGRAPKEPSLKPFRRRKRRINDSIFFDEDVFESYLEGKRSCVVKCARNVFLADCFYYRSVVQSLGDFMAEGGDERGEETKEGDLSGMIPKEERIGGVTPKEEDLSGVTPKGEDLSGGNAEEAPPKASKIAFRVRAGGGKKQAQRAVCKGFEESPWGGDETDASWGGGGGGAHEGSVMEGGITHKGNEHTGVESLIEKCPAEGCQTEERAAEETDGEPPLHGIGQLANNAAGPPQGIKEKRKKKKKKGEKSHRAVVRRQVSRPLRRNTLVMNLQMGYCPLEDSSFFQVNEGHVYRQHIDFGFSFVFRSREKLDVALKMERRNVPLFEEDCLQLITIDVMNKCKRNDHLKFLLCNRMAGTGRSLVQVLSDYFARLNSPAGLHEAASELSRILPRDVDVLMRLEKDDVTHVTTIAILKRKVL; encoded by the exons ATGGAGACGAGGCGCAGCTTACGAATCAGAGGAGACCCCCCGAAGGAAGGaccccggggggggaacaaGAGCACAGCGAAGGAGGAGCCCAAaacgaaggggggggggaaggcgaaAGGGGATGCAAAGAAAGGAGCTGGTGGAGGAAAGGCAAAGgaagagaaggggaagaagaccTCCCAGGGGgaccaaaataaaaaggaggtTAAAGGACCCGCAGGGGGAAAGCGTGTGAAAGGGGAGGTAGAGGGAGGCGAACGGGAAGAGGGCACCGAGCAGGACATCTCAAATGAAACAAACGAAGCAGAGGAACTCCCCAAGAAGGGGAGCAAGACAGGGAAGGATGCCTCCAACCGGGTGGAAGccacgaaggggaagaagtcaCTAGAAGAGACGAACCCCATCACCACGGTAGATGCAGAAAGTGAGTGCACAGATGTTACCTCGCTGAGCAATAAGAGGAGTGAAAGGAATGTGAAGGGAGGGGGGATGCTATTAAGGAAACAGAGTAGCGGTACGATTGAAAATGACGGGGGGAACGGCTCAACTAGCAGAAGCAGGAAGGGAAAGGAGATCACAGGAGGCACCTCTGGAGGTGGCATCAAAGgggtgaaggaggaagaagggggggaggaggaccaCTCGCTAAGGAGAGGGAAATCAAAAGAGGGATCCAAACAAAACGATTCTGTTAAGAGGGAGGACCAAGGGGGGGGTTGCGGCAGAAGTAGGAAAGGAGGCAGTGCGAAGGGGAAGGCTGCCGGGAAGGGCTCCCCTGGTAAAGCCCCCCCAGGTAAAGTCCCCCCAGGTAAAGTCCCCCCAGGTAAAGACCCTCCAGATAAAGGCCCTCCAGGTAAGGGCTCCCCAGGTAAGGGCTCTCCTGGTAAGGGTTCCCCAGGAAAGGGATCTTCAGGAAAGGGCTCCCCTGGTAAAGGCTCTACAGGTGGAGGCTCTCCAGGCAAGGGCTCCCCCGACGTGGGAAGCCCCGGAGACCAGAGGAAAGGCGCTTCACAAACGAAGAGAGCCAAAGGGGCAGCCCTCCCCATCaaagtgaaagtgaaagGAGACGCGTCAGTCGGAAAGGGGGGCGGCAAGGGAGGCGGCAAGACGGCAGGCAAGACAAGCGACCCCGCAGCGGACACCGCAGCCGACGCGGCAAATGAGAAAATCCCACAAACCGTGCCACCCACCAGTGAGAATGCCTCCCCGCAGGGAAAGGGCAAGtggagggggaaggggaatCGGAGGGGCGGAGCGGAAGACGAACCCGtcccagctagccattttattaaaaatatggatTCAGAAGAACTGGAAAGTAGTAGAGCCAGGTGCAGCAGCAACAGGAGTAGCACCGTCGAATGGAGTGAACAGTTAGATGCGGGAGTGTCCGCCATCGGAGGGGCGAAGCAAGGGGGAGCGAAGCCCACCATCAACCGGAGCATCAAAAGGAGGCTATCCCAAATTCTGGAcgtgatgaagaagaagcaggtGTTTCAGCTCATTGGGGATCAGGACGAGCAGTATGGGATTCACTTTGGAGGAGACGAGTCGGGGGGGGCAACTACCCCACCGGGGGGAGATCTCACCAGAGGAGCCACCaccgaaaagggaaaagaaccCACAGATGCAAAAGCGGAACAAATTAGAAACTGGCCCTTCTTGCAGAGAGTGAACCTGGACGTGATTTACAACAAACTGCATTTTGATTTCtacgaaggagaagaggacTTCCATCGAGACATGCTAATCATATTTGACCGAATCAAACTAGCCATAGAAACGGAGCAGAACCCAAAGGAAAAACAGAACCTGTATCAACTTAGATGCAGCACGTGGAAGACCTACGAGGGGGAGTTCTACAAGTTGCTCCTCTCCATGAAAGGCACAAAGGAGGCCAAAAAATTCTCCTCCGCGCAGAAGGAGCTGCGTGAGCAGGAGGACAAGTCCTTGGCGCAGCTGCtgttgggggggaagcggtcaGAGGAGCAGTTGGAGGGGAAGCAGTTAGAGGAGAAGCAGTTAGAGGAGCAACCGCTGAAGGAACAGCGGTTGGGGGAGGCTCACCCTGCTGGCGACAGAGCTGACCACGACCATGACCATGACCACGCGCATGTGAGGCGAAGCTCGTCGTCCGTTAGCGTGGAAGCGAGTAGccccctcggggggaagaagcccgCGGAGGGGAGCCACACGCCCTTCAGGGTTCGGCTGCGCCTGGGGAGCTTCTCCCTGGACGAGGGTGCGGCGGCGGGCAAGGGGGGCGAGGATAACCGGAGTGGGGTGGCAAGCTTGAGGGTTAGCGGTGCCACTTCGCCCGAGAAGGGTATagcggggggagaagccagcGTAGCAGCGGGAGTGGCAGCCGGAGTAGAAGCCAGCGTAGATGCGGACGTAGCAGCCAACGCAGCCGCGGCGGAAGCGCCGACGGAGGAGTGGAAGAGGCTAATCAGGGACCACGTGCTGCAGAGCCTGACCAGAGACAGCAGCACGGCCTTCTACTTCACCACCCCAGTGCTGGAGGACAAAAATCTAAATGAACATATTAAGAGCGAATATAagcggaaaataaaaaagcccATGGACTACACGACTGTTTCTAGGAACCTGACCCAGGGGGTCTACCAGAACCCGTCTGAATTCTACAGGGACTTAAAAttgatttttcaaaattgcttTGAGTTCAACCCGGATACCCTACAGAACCAGTACATCATAGAGGCGGCGAAGAGGGGGCAGGAGAGGTCTTCCAATCtgtggaggaagtggaagggGAGGATTCTGCAGGCCTACGAGCGGGGGGGTAAGGCGGCGGGGGAGCCCAGTCAAGCGGTGAAGGAGCCGCCCACCGCTCCTACCGCTTCTACCACTCCTACCGCTCCTACCACACCCCTCAACCCGGCGAGCTACGCCGAATTCTTCAAAGGCAtggcgaagaagaagaaaaagttcAGCAGCATCTACTCGCTGTGGGTGGAGTACCTGCTGGCGAACCGAGTGAGCTTTGAGCAGCTGTGCCACATGCGGGGCATAAACTGGAGGGCCCTGAACGAGAAGAGCCAAGCGAAGGTGTCGAGCCCGCGAGAGGTGAACCTCCACAGGTTTAAGAAGCTTAATAAGCGGAGCCTGCCGTTTTACGTGTTCAGGGAGGAGTACCAGGCTGCGCTGAGGGAGCGTCgccaggagggggggaagctggAGCAGCtcgcggaggaggagaagccgtcggaggaggagaagcagtcGGAGAAGCCTGCGGAAGTCGGAGGAGACAGCCCCGCGAGGGACAACCCGCAAGACGAAAGCTCCAAAACGTTGCTGAAGGACCCCCGCACGTGGAGCCACCAGCAGAAGGGGAAACCCCGCGAAGGACGAGCCCCGAAAGAACCCTCATTGAAGCCCTTCAGAAGAAGAAAGCGAAGAATAAAtgactccattttttttgatgaagaTGTATTTGAAAGTTAtttggaggggaaaaggagCTGCGTGGTGAAGTGCGCTCGGAATGTGTTTCTGGCCGACTGCTTTTACTACCGCAGTGTGGTGCAGAGCTTGGGGGATTTCAtggcggaggggggggacgAGAGGGGAGAGGAAACGAAGGAGGGAGACCTAAGCGGAATGATCCCGAAGGAGGAACGCATCGGAGGAGTGACCCCGAAGGAGGAAGACCTAAGCGGAGTGACCCCGAAGGGGGAAGACCTAAGCGGAGGGAACGCggaggaggccccccccAAGGCGAGCAAAATAGCCTTCCGCGTGCGAGCGGGGGGCGGGAAGAAGCAGGCCCAGAGAGCCGTCTGCAAAGGGTTCGAGGAGAgcccctgggggggagacGAAACGGACGCGTCGTGGGGTGGAGGCGGTGGAGGAGCCCATGAAGGGAGCGTGATGGAGGGGGGGATTACCCACAAAGGAAACGAGCACACAGGGGTGGAAAGTCTAATCGAGAAATGCCCAGCGGAGGGATGCCAAACCGAGGAACGCGCTGCGGAGGAAACTGATGGTGAGCCCCCCCTGCACGGGATAGGCCAGCTAGCCAACAACGCTGCGGGGCCCCCCCAAGggataaaagaaaagagaaaaaaaaaaaaaaaaaagggggagaagtcaCACAGAGCAGTGGTGAGGAGGCAGGTGAGCAGACCACTGAGGAGAAACACCCTGGTGATGAACCTCCAAATGGGTTACTGCCCCCTGGAGGACAGCTCCTTCTTCCAAGTGAACGAAGGGCATGTGTACAGGCAGCACATTGACTTTGGCTTCTCCTTTGTATTTCGCTCGAGGGAGAAGCTGGACGTGGCCCTAAAAATGGAGCGAAGGAATGTCCCCCTGTTTGAGGAGGACTGTCTTCAACTCATCACCATCGACGTTATGAATAAGTGCAAACGGAATGATCACTTGAAATTCCTTTTGTGTAACCGGATGGCTGGGACGGGTCGCTCGCTGGTTCAAGTGCTAAGTGATTACTTCGCGCGGCTGAATTCGCCTGCGGGGCTGCACGAGGCCGCGAGCGAGCTGTCGCGGATCCTCCCCAGG gacgTCGACGTGCTGATGAGGCTGGAGAAGGACGATGTGACACACGTCACCACCAtagccattttgaagaggaAGGTCCTGTGA
- a CDS encoding human hepatopoietin-like protein, putative (encoded by transcript PVX_081280A): protein MEIEKCYEHACGERAKPNSHGSNSGKSGKVHPPDREEIGRASWLVLHTMAANYPSKPTEEEKKKHFHFFDAFANLYPCYICKLDLLGHLKSEGINCEGRREMSTFIFNLHNRVNEDLGKDLFPCGDIQEIIERYRAAE from the coding sequence ATGGAGATCGAAAAGTGCTACGAGCACGCGTGCGGTGAGAGAGCAAAGCCAAACAGCCATGGAAGCAACAGTGGGAAGAGTGGAAAGGTACACCCACCCGATCGGGAGGAAATAGGAAGAGCGTCGTGGCTAGTGCTGCACACCATGGCTGCGAATTACCCGAGCAAACCaacggaggaggagaagaaaaagcattttcactttttcgaCGCCTTTGCCAATTTATACCCTTGCTACATCTGTAAGCTGGACCTCTTGGggcatttaaaaagtgaaggAATTAATTGTGAAGGTAGGAGGGAGATGTCaacgtttatttttaatttacacaACAGGGTGAATGAGGATTTAGGGAAGGACCTCTTTCCTTGTGGGGACATCCAAGAGATCATCGAGAGGTATAGGGCCGCCGAGTGA
- a CDS encoding hypothetical integral membrane protein, DUF56 family, putative (encoded by transcript PVX_081295A; Apicoplast targeted protein. Curated by Stuart Ralph, Walter and Eliza Hall Institute of Medical Research, Australia.), with product MIGGILISLILTTEVRRNFLYKSHLTYLWLLLTLLCSVLVVSLLALSRRGYKTKWKIKGKVFPPGDERQASALRAGHPFGSFTIGAYHHRENIPPGLLNQKGDPPFLRLHEKGVIGPWQLLLQIHRDNFFPSFFFPFLSALLASKFDVLSSGAAKLSLALVNEFLLGSVFLRYVRVNAWAYLLFHGLLFLATLGALRIQESLATCSLWFALNFGFYHMIAIGAFRLTDGVFSFLEGATVSVAGTLLLDACAYGLFHEHLDGGVVPSVLAVFLSGVALSLTLYAACCAYLLRKADDQKGKLLFASLAFLLYNLLNLGARRYDSVSEVETTAMQTLVHLLWHQRNYILIFAWLVITTLYVAYIAQLARRKGNLSYLRKHYHFLLFVNAQMSFFSGKAELLVVALSFAFLLLLLLEVARKICEALSPNHNTLHKFITRFIDDRDRRGLVVTHIYLLAGVYLPIVADALLNSQNYLRKGTRSVFLFRDADLILYSSGLNAICIGDSFAAIGGLLFPTPKIKNTNNKSYAGFLFFFCSTFLSLLLESYFVQKTPLASLTAIFMISLFGALFEAYLHDIDNLILPMFTFCVPSDITILEHKYARKNEKRRINFFKKLFIHCSFFTIGNNCNKLSSHDVIKVLSNVYADDPSESKNLNSVNIMNILNTRQRDIEKQVQCKLFSFLGFLLLPLYSLNKFKYYDAKSKMIVAPFFSIAGIYLGSFLGNVATGRFSDYKRSKFLGTLPAHVFLKE from the exons ATGATAGGGGGCATCCTAATCTCGCTGATCCTAACCACGGAGGTGCGGAGGAATTTTCTGTATAAGAGCCACTTGACATACCTGTGGCTGCTCCTAACGTTGCTGTGCAGCGTGCTGGTTGTCTCTCTCCTGGCACTCAGCAGGAGGGGATATAAAACCAAGTGGAAGATTAAAGGGAAGGTCTTCCCTCCGGGGGATGAACGTCAAGCAAGTGCACTTAGAGCTGGCCACCCATTTGGGAGCTTCACCATCGGGGCGTATCACCACAGGGAGAATATCCCACCAGGGCTTCTgaaccaaaagggggatcCCCCATTTCTGCGTTTGCACGAGAAGGGGGTCATTGGCCCTTGGCAGTTGCTCCTGCAGATACATCGAGACAACTTCTTCCCgtcgtttttcttccccttcctctcGGCCCTGCTGGCTTCGAAATTTGACGTTTTGAGCTCTG gcGCGGCGAAGCTCTCCCTCGCCCTCGTGAACGAGTTCCTCCTCGGCAGCGTCTTCCTGCGATACGTGCGGGTGAACGCCTGGGCCTACCTCCTCTTCCACggcctcctcttcctcgcGACGCTTG GTGCATTGCGAATTCAAGAGAGCTTGGCCACCTGTTCCCTCTGGTTTGCACTCAACTTTGGCTTCTACCACATGATCGCCATAGGGGCCTTTCGGCTGACGGATGG ggtGTTTTCCTTCCTGGAGGGGGCCACGGTGAGCGTGGCGGGGACCCTCCTCCTGGACGCTTGCGCATACGGCCTTTTCCACGAGCACCTGGACGGGGGTGTCGTTCCGAGTGTGTTGGCTGTCTTCCTCAGTGGGGTG GCCCTCAGTTTGACCCTCTACGCCGCGTGCTGCGCGTACCTGCTGCGGAAGGCGGACGACCAGAAGGGGAAGCTCCTCTTCGCCTCGCTGGCGTTCCTTCTGTACAACCTCCTCAACCTCGGCGCCAGACGATACGACTCCGTGAGTGAAGTGG AGACCACCGCGATGCAAACCTTGGTCCACCTGCTATGGCACCAGCggaattacattttaattttcgcCTGGCTGGTCATCACCACTCTGTACGTAGCCTACATTGCCCAGTTGGCGAGGAGAAAGGGGAACCTGTCTTACCTGCGGAAGCACTACCATTTCCTGCTCTTTGTGAATGCCCAGATGTCTTTTTTCTCCGGGAAG GCGGAGCTCCTTGTGGTGGCCCTCTCCTTCGCGTttctcctgctgctgctcctggAAGTCGCGCGAAAAATCTGCGAGGCGCTGTCGCCGAATCACAACACGCTGCACAAGTTCATCACCAG GTTTATTGACGACAGAGATAGGAGGGGCCTGGTCGTCACGCACATTTACCTCTTGGCCGG gGTGTACCTCCCAATCGTGGCGGACGCACTGCTGAACAGCCAGAACTACCTGCGCAAGGGAACCCGAAGtgtcttcctcttccgaGACGCAGACCTGATTCTCTACAGCTCGGGGCTGAATGCCATTTGCATAGGCGACTCATTT gccGCCATCGGGGGGCTTCTCTTCCCCACCCCGAAGATCAAAAACACGAACAACAAGTCGTACGCAG gatttctcttttttttttgttctacaTTTTTGTCGCTTTTGCTTGAGAGCTACTTCGTTCAA AAAACGCCGTTGGCCAGCTTGACcgccatttttatgatatccCTCTTCGGCGCCCTATTCGAG gcatACCTCCACGACATAGATAATTTGATACTGCCCATGTTCACCTTTTGC GTACCATCGGACATTACAATTCTCGAGCACAAGTACGCAAGAAAGAATGAAAAGAGAagaatcaatttttttaagaagctGTTTATCcattgttccttttttaccaTTGGAAATAACTGCAACAAGTTGAGCAGCCATGACGTGATTAAGGTCCTTTCGAATGTGTACGCAG ATGATCCAAGTGAAAGTAAAAATCTTAATTCGGTTAACAttatgaacattttaaatacaaGACAGAGGGACATCGAGAAGCAG GTCCAGTGCAAGCTGTTCTCCTTTCTGG GCTTCCTGCTGCTGCCCCTGTACAGCCTGAACAAGTTCAAGTACTACGACGCCAAGAGCAAAATGATCGTcgcgccctttttttccatcgcGGGGATTTACCTGGGCTCCTTCCTCGGGAACGTGGCCACCGGCAG ATTTTCGGACTACAAACGATCGAAGTTCCTTGGGACGCTACCGGCACACGTTTTTTTGAAGGAGTGA
- a CDS encoding hypothetical protein (encoded by transcript PVX_081290A), with the protein MKLLRRGLLLLLCGSACLSLLARTRAVAYDLATLGSAEKRLALNLLQVFEEARGAERGFYERLDNSQRIFAQVGGCANGGDGGDSSGGSDRRGGGSDRRAAGGDAPASFLQVKSKGPVEEETIWRALYDTQLRRSPPNEQVHVYSLENVGKEFEHAQMEALVSQAVILKNQFEANLSYMQEELSRGRKVREAVSEALALEDRVAQAGVARGSFQNGALRGGAAGRGGSGVRVLC; encoded by the coding sequence ATGAAGCTCCTCCGAAGAggcctcctccttcttctgtGCGGCTCCGCTTGTTTGTCGCTCCTCGCCAGAACGCGCGCAGTGGCATATGACTTGGCTACCTTGGGCTCGGCGGAGAAGCGGCTGGCCCTGAATCTGCTCCAGGTGTTCGAGGAGGCGCGGGGGGCGGAGCGGGGGTTCTACGAGCGGCTGGACAACTCGCAGAGGATTTTCGCCCAAGTGGGGGGTTGCGCAAACGGCGGTGATGGCGGTGATAGCAGCGGGGGAAGTGATAGACGCGGCGGGGGTAGCGATAGACGCGCCGCTGGTGGCGACGCGCCCGCCTCCTTCCTGCAGGTGAAGTCCAAAGGGCCAGTCGAAGAGGAAACCATCTGGAGAGCGCTCTACGACACCCAGCTGAGGAGGTCCCCGCCGAACGAACAGGTGCACGTCTACTCCCTAGAGAATGTAGGCAAAGAGTTTGAGCACGCTCAGATGGAAGCGCTTGTCTCCCAAGCAGTTATTCTGAAGAATCAGTTTGAGGCGAATTTGAGTTACATGCAGGAGGAGCTGTCGAGGGGTAGAAAGGTACGCGAGGCCGTAAGTGAAGCACTCGCTTTGGAAGACAGGGTGGCGCAAGCGGGGGTGGCGCGGGGGAGCTTCCAAAACGGCGCcctcagggggggagcagctggGAGGGGTGGAAGCGGAGTGCGGGTTCTCTGCTAG